A stretch of Nonomuraea africana DNA encodes these proteins:
- a CDS encoding ABC transporter permease, protein MAGFLVRRLLNYVVLVVVATSLAYMLAAAALDPRANYEGRNPPLPPAVIDARLDELNLNNRTPLFARYVTWAGGVARGDFGLTVNGDSVNDDLRRRAGVTFRLIILGVCFGGLLGVALGAYAAVRQYGWFDRLTTIASFVVLAVPVVVVANVLILLGTWFNGVVGFPVVWVAGEFTPGLEGGFLTQALDRVQHLVLPTISLSIGLVATFSRYQRNMMLDVLGADFVRTAMAKGLSRRAALTRHALRTALIPAATYFAFTFGSLLVGATITEKIFGWHGLGEQLINSINSNDVNTVAAIAFLTALAVLVASLLSDVLTAALDPRVRVG, encoded by the coding sequence ATGGCGGGGTTCCTGGTCCGCAGGCTGCTCAACTACGTGGTGCTCGTCGTCGTCGCCACCAGCCTCGCCTACATGCTCGCGGCCGCCGCGCTCGACCCCCGCGCCAACTATGAGGGCCGCAACCCGCCGCTGCCGCCCGCGGTGATCGACGCCCGGCTCGACGAGCTCAACCTCAACAACCGGACCCCGCTGTTCGCGCGCTACGTCACCTGGGCGGGCGGGGTGGCCCGCGGCGACTTCGGGCTGACGGTCAACGGCGACTCGGTCAACGACGATCTCAGGCGGCGCGCCGGGGTCACCTTCCGGCTGATCATCCTGGGAGTGTGCTTCGGCGGCCTGCTCGGCGTCGCGCTCGGCGCCTACGCCGCGGTCAGGCAGTACGGCTGGTTCGACCGGCTGACCACGATCGCCTCGTTCGTCGTGCTGGCCGTCCCCGTCGTGGTCGTCGCCAACGTGCTCATCCTGCTGGGCACCTGGTTCAACGGAGTGGTCGGCTTCCCCGTGGTGTGGGTGGCGGGCGAGTTCACCCCGGGGCTGGAGGGCGGCTTCCTCACCCAGGCGCTCGACCGCGTCCAGCACCTCGTCCTGCCGACGATCTCGCTGTCGATCGGCCTGGTCGCCACCTTCAGCCGCTACCAGCGCAACATGATGCTCGACGTGCTCGGCGCCGACTTCGTCCGCACCGCGATGGCCAAGGGCCTGTCGAGGCGGGCCGCGCTCACCCGGCACGCGCTGCGGACCGCGCTCATCCCGGCGGCCACCTACTTCGCCTTCACCTTCGGCTCGCTGCTGGTCGGCGCCACCATCACCGAGAAGATCTTCGGCTGGCACGGGCTGGGGGAGCAGCTGATCAACTCCATCAACAGCAACGACGTGAACACCGTCGCCGCGATCGCCTTCCTGACCGCGCTGGCGGTGCTGGTGGCCTCGCTGCTGTCCGACGTGCTGACCGCGGCGCTCGACCCGCGGGTGAGGGTGGGCTGA